The Syntrophales bacterium region CGACCGACGCCGCGAAGGCGGCAGACGGTGCCGACCTGGTCAGCGAGTCCGTCCCGGAAGACCCGGTCCTCAAGGGGAGGGTCTTCTCCCTTTTCCACGGCCTCTGTCCGGATAGGACCCTCTTCACCACCAACACCTCCTCGCTTGTTCCCTCCATGTTCGCCGCCGAGACCGGCCGGCCGGACCGGTTCCTGGCCCTCCACTTCCACGACCTTTCCTACAACCGGATCGTGGACGTCATGCCTCACCCCGGGACGGATGAGGGGGCGGTGCATGTCGTCCGGGAATTCTGCGAGCGGATGAACCTGATCCCCATCGTCCTGCAAAAGGAGTATCCCGGTTACCTTTTCAATTCCATGTTCATGGCCCTCCTGGGGGCGGCCCAGACCCTGGCGGCCGGCGGGATCGCCGACGTGGAGGAAATCGACCGCGCCTGGATGGGGGTGTTCAACATGCCCATCGGTCCCTTCGGCCTCATGGACCGCGTCGGACTCGACACCGTGTGGAAGGTCGTGGACTTCTGGGCATCCATGACCCGGGACCCGCAGGCGATGAAGAATGCCGCCTTCCTGAAAAGCCGAGTGGACAGGGGAGAACTGGGCCAGAAAGCGGGGCGGGGTTTCTATGCCTACCCGGGGCCCAGTTTCGCGAAGCCCGGCTTCGTTGAGGGGCGCATCAAAGAGGAAATGGAGCAGCCATGAGTCTGGAAACCCTTTTTTCCCCCGTCACGATCAACGGAATGATCCTTCGGAACCGCGCCGTCATGCCCGCCATGGGGAGCGGCTACGGCAACACCGACGGCACCGTCAGCGACCGCCTGGTCCGGTATCTCGCCCGGAGGGCAAGGGGCGGTGCGGGACTCATCATCACGGAGGTCTGCGCGGTTACGCCCCGGGGAAAGGGCTTTCTCCGGGAGATCGGAGCCTGGAGCGACGATTTCATCCCCGGCCTGGCGGGCCTGGCCGAGGCGGTCCACCGCGAAGGGGTGAAGGTCGCCCTCCAGATCCACCATGCCGGCCGGGAGACCTTTGCCGCCGCTGCCGGCGGAACGCCCGAGGCGCCGTCGCCCATTCCCAGCGTCATCATGAGGCAGCCCTGCGAGGAGATGAGCGCCGACCGGATCGCCGAGGTGGTCGAGGCCTTTGCCTCCGCGGCGGTGCGGGCCCGGAAGGCGGGCCTGGATGCCGTGGAGATCCACGGCGCCCACGGGTATCTCCTGACCCAGTTCCTGTCGCCCTTTTCCAATTCACGGACGGACCGGTACGGAGGATCCGAGGAGAACCGGATGCGCTTCGTCCTGGAGGTCGTCGCGGCGGTGAGGCGGGCCGTGGGGGACCGTTTCCCGGTCCTCGTCCGGATC contains the following coding sequences:
- a CDS encoding 3-hydroxyacyl-CoA dehydrogenase: MNAADIRRVLVLGAGTMGRQIALYFALRGCDSVLYDLEDAVLERAVASIRKIVAGLVRQGRVTETEAGEAVGRIFATTDAAKAADGADLVSESVPEDPVLKGRVFSLFHGLCPDRTLFTTNTSSLVPSMFAAETGRPDRFLALHFHDLSYNRIVDVMPHPGTDEGAVHVVREFCERMNLIPIVLQKEYPGYLFNSMFMALLGAAQTLAAGGIADVEEIDRAWMGVFNMPIGPFGLMDRVGLDTVWKVVDFWASMTRDPQAMKNAAFLKSRVDRGELGQKAGRGFYAYPGPSFAKPGFVEGRIKEEMEQP